The Formosa sp. Hel1_33_131 genome window below encodes:
- a CDS encoding DUF4442 domain-containing protein, with product MDFTPRKLNLFLLFKLPSAYLTGVRAKSIDAQTCVIVVKHRWINQNPFKSMFWAVQGMAAELATGALIMMKVEASHKNISMLVIKNNARFTKKAKGVITFTCDQGNLVDKALQKAIETGEGQTVILTANGIDLAGDEVASFDFEWSLKLKQK from the coding sequence ATGGACTTCACACCAAGAAAACTCAATTTATTTTTACTGTTCAAATTACCATCTGCTTATCTGACAGGCGTAAGGGCAAAATCGATTGATGCACAAACATGTGTGATCGTTGTGAAGCACCGTTGGATCAATCAGAATCCTTTTAAATCCATGTTTTGGGCCGTACAAGGGATGGCAGCAGAACTAGCAACAGGGGCTTTGATTATGATGAAAGTGGAAGCTTCTCATAAAAACATTTCCATGTTGGTCATTAAAAACAATGCCCGTTTCACCAAAAAAGCAAAAGGGGTTATTACGTTTACTTGCGACCAAGGTAACCTAGTAGACAAAGCCTTGCAAAAAGCAATAGAAACAGGCGAGGGGCAAACGGTGATTTTAACCGCCAATGGAATTGATTTGGCAGGCGATGAGGTCGCTTCTTTTGACTTCGAGTGGTCTCTGAAACTGAAACAAAAATAA
- a CDS encoding LysR substrate-binding domain-containing protein, whose protein sequence is MTITQLKYVLAVAEHQNFTKAAEKCFVTQPTLSMQIQKLEDQLAVQIFDRSKKPIELTEVGRKIVNQSKNIVNEAERITDIVDQQKGFIGGEFKLGIIPTVMPTLLPMFLKTFIKRYPKIKLKIEELNTEEIIQRIRDGHLDAAIAATPLKNEHIKERVLFYEPFVGYIPNNHRLTSKKTLEVSDLDINDMLLLEDGHCFRDGVLNLCNAKKTKDHDEFQLESGSFEMLVKLTNEGMGMTLLPYLHTLDLKEKEQENLHYFSEPSPAREVSLIYHKSELKIQITDALHNIISGIIRGAIAFQNVQIISPVPK, encoded by the coding sequence ATGACCATCACACAACTCAAATATGTCTTAGCAGTTGCTGAACATCAAAACTTCACCAAAGCAGCGGAAAAGTGTTTTGTCACACAACCCACACTGAGCATGCAAATTCAAAAACTGGAAGACCAGTTGGCGGTTCAGATTTTTGACCGCAGTAAAAAGCCAATTGAATTGACTGAGGTGGGACGCAAAATTGTCAACCAATCAAAAAACATTGTCAATGAAGCCGAACGCATCACGGATATTGTGGACCAACAAAAAGGATTTATTGGTGGAGAGTTCAAATTAGGAATCATCCCAACCGTCATGCCAACATTGTTGCCAATGTTTCTAAAAACGTTTATCAAACGCTATCCAAAAATAAAGCTTAAAATCGAGGAACTGAATACCGAGGAAATCATCCAACGGATCAGGGACGGGCATTTAGATGCTGCCATCGCCGCAACGCCTTTGAAAAACGAACACATCAAAGAACGTGTTTTGTTTTACGAACCCTTTGTAGGCTACATTCCCAACAACCACCGTTTGACCTCCAAAAAAACATTAGAGGTTTCGGACTTGGACATTAATGACATGTTGTTGTTAGAAGACGGGCATTGTTTTAGAGATGGGGTGCTTAATTTATGTAACGCCAAAAAAACCAAAGACCATGACGAGTTTCAGTTGGAAAGCGGAAGTTTTGAAATGTTGGTAAAATTAACCAACGAAGGGATGGGAATGACACTGCTCCCCTATTTGCACACCTTAGACTTAAAAGAAAAAGAACAAGAGAATCTACATTATTTTAGTGAGCCTTCACCTGCAAGGGAAGTCAGTTTGATCTATCATAAAAGTGAATTGAAAATTCAAATAACGGATGCACTCCACAACATCATTTCTGGAATCATTCGGGGGGCGATTGCCTTTCAAAATGTGCAAATTATAAGTCCCGTTCCAAAATAA